In one Bradyrhizobium cosmicum genomic region, the following are encoded:
- a CDS encoding FAD binding domain-containing protein, whose translation MKSFAYHQPSEIPDAAKLLISIEDSKLVAGGMTLIPTLKQRLASPVALVDLSKLPNLNGITDEGATITIGAMTPHAVVAASKLVQTRIPGLAALASMIGDPAVRSRGTIGGSVANNDPAADYPAGVLGLGATIVTSTREIAADKFFLGLFETALEPGEIITAIRFPVPLKAGYAKFKAPASRYALVGVFVAKFADEVRVAVTGAGPGVFRVPPMEAALSENFDPSAVAVIRIDTEGLTSDIHAEADYRAHLVTVMAKRAIDAALS comes from the coding sequence ATGAAATCGTTTGCCTATCACCAGCCGAGTGAAATCCCCGACGCGGCCAAGCTTCTGATTTCGATCGAGGACAGCAAGCTCGTCGCCGGCGGCATGACGCTGATCCCGACTCTGAAGCAGCGGCTGGCCAGTCCGGTCGCGCTGGTCGACCTTTCAAAGCTGCCAAACCTCAATGGCATCACAGATGAAGGCGCCACCATCACCATCGGTGCAATGACGCCGCATGCGGTGGTCGCCGCCTCGAAGCTGGTCCAGACCAGGATCCCCGGGCTGGCCGCGTTGGCGTCCATGATCGGCGATCCCGCCGTGCGCAGCCGGGGCACCATCGGCGGCTCGGTTGCCAACAACGATCCGGCCGCGGACTATCCGGCCGGCGTGCTCGGTCTTGGCGCCACCATCGTCACCAGCACGCGCGAGATCGCAGCCGACAAGTTCTTCCTCGGACTGTTCGAGACCGCGCTCGAGCCCGGGGAGATCATCACCGCAATCCGGTTTCCGGTGCCGCTCAAGGCGGGATACGCGAAATTCAAGGCGCCGGCGTCGCGCTATGCGCTGGTCGGCGTGTTCGTCGCGAAATTCGCCGATGAGGTCCGCGTCGCCGTGACCGGCGCGGGGCCAGGCGTGTTCCGGGTGCCGCCGATGGAGGCGGCGCTGTCGGAGAATTTCGATCCATCCGCGGTCGCGGTGATCAGGATCGACACGGAGGGTCTTACCTCCGATATCCACGCCGAAGCCGACTACCGCGCGCATCTCGTCACCGTCATGGCCAAGCGCGCCATCGACGCGGCACTCAGCTAG
- a CDS encoding amidase, whose translation MTDGSGRTAFPPAPTGLGALSATEIMAGYRRKAFTPRDVVDDTIVALQATNEACNAVVTPMYEQARAEADRVTREMKAGEAKGSLAGVPVTIKDLVFVAGVPAYGGSPMNRAFVPEADAAVVSALKAAGAIITCKTTTCESGYKLTADSPVTGTTRNPWHQGRTSGGSSGGAAAGVAAGCGPIAIGTDGVGSIRVPASFCGVFGLKPTFGLVPRSPGFSPPSWASLAHTGPITRTVADAALTLEIIAAYDLRDPASLPVSPRRFDTNAAPLNGLRIGASADLGYAAVSPDVLAAFGKALAILDTCGAEVTMDGPGLDPRILEHTLKPIAFTEQAAAVASKTTADLASSEPDYRDVVTAGRNYSGTDYVEAGYRRGQARSAFVKLFERVDALVTPTVAVTAFEAGRIGVDTIDGNKVDPHLGWSPFTWPINLAGLPAATLPCGFDRDGLPIGLQIIAPWLDEPTIFRIAAAFEQAQPWSKFWPQVALR comes from the coding sequence ATGACTGATGGTTCCGGCCGAACGGCCTTTCCGCCGGCGCCGACTGGCCTCGGCGCGCTTTCTGCAACCGAGATCATGGCCGGCTACCGGCGCAAGGCGTTCACACCGCGCGATGTCGTCGACGACACCATCGTTGCGCTTCAGGCGACGAACGAGGCCTGCAACGCGGTGGTGACGCCGATGTACGAGCAGGCGCGGGCGGAGGCCGATCGCGTCACCAGGGAGATGAAGGCGGGCGAGGCCAAGGGGTCGCTCGCAGGCGTGCCTGTCACGATCAAGGATCTCGTGTTCGTCGCCGGCGTGCCGGCCTATGGCGGTTCGCCGATGAACAGGGCGTTCGTGCCCGAAGCCGATGCCGCTGTCGTGTCGGCGCTGAAGGCGGCCGGCGCGATCATCACCTGCAAGACCACGACCTGCGAGTCTGGCTACAAGCTGACGGCTGACAGCCCCGTCACCGGCACCACGCGCAATCCCTGGCATCAGGGTCGTACCAGCGGCGGATCGAGCGGCGGTGCGGCTGCGGGCGTTGCGGCCGGCTGTGGGCCGATCGCCATCGGCACCGACGGCGTCGGCTCGATCCGTGTTCCCGCGTCCTTCTGCGGCGTGTTCGGGCTGAAGCCGACGTTCGGCCTGGTGCCGCGCTCGCCCGGTTTTTCGCCGCCGTCCTGGGCCTCGCTCGCACACACCGGGCCGATCACGCGCACTGTCGCGGATGCCGCGCTGACGCTGGAGATCATCGCTGCCTATGATCTGCGCGATCCCGCCAGCCTGCCGGTGTCGCCGCGCCGCTTCGATACCAACGCCGCGCCGTTGAACGGCCTTCGCATCGGCGCCAGCGCCGATCTCGGCTACGCCGCGGTGAGCCCCGACGTGCTTGCGGCGTTCGGCAAGGCGCTCGCCATTCTCGACACCTGCGGTGCAGAGGTCACCATGGATGGTCCGGGCCTCGATCCCCGCATTCTGGAGCATACGCTGAAGCCGATTGCCTTCACCGAGCAGGCGGCGGCCGTCGCGAGCAAGACCACGGCCGATCTCGCCAGCTCCGAGCCCGACTATCGCGACGTGGTCACCGCCGGCCGCAACTACAGCGGTACGGATTATGTCGAGGCCGGTTACCGGCGCGGCCAGGCGCGCAGCGCATTCGTCAAACTGTTCGAGCGCGTCGATGCGCTGGTGACGCCGACGGTCGCGGTGACAGCATTCGAGGCCGGCCGGATCGGCGTGGACACGATCGACGGCAACAAGGTCGATCCGCACCTCGGCTGGTCGCCCTTCACCTGGCCGATCAACCTCGCCGGCCTTCCGGCGGCGACGCTGCCTTGCGGCTTCGATCGCGACGGCCTTCCGATCGGTCTCCAGATCATTGCGCCGTGGCTCGACGAGCCCACCATCTTCCGCATCGCTGCCGCGTTCGAGCAGGCCCAGCCCTGGTCGAAGTTCTGGCCGCAGGTGGCGTTGCGCTAG
- a CDS encoding LysR substrate-binding domain-containing protein: MNLISLDIRMLRSLISVVETGSITETARRLGRTQPAITLQLQRLEELTGKQLFEHAGRRLMLTEDGTTVLTYAKSILRLHDELISQLASQEIEGQVVLGTPDLYAAFMLPSILSVFRKSFPRIQVELNCALSTPLVGLVKRGDVDIALVTRMNDFTGGQVVRREQLVWMTGEQSAAHQERPIPLALLPPGNIYRDYAIDTLERANLRWRIACVSESVGGLQAAAFAGMAVTVLGRSALVPAMREVGPNEGLPPLPKVELLLYKSSGATSKAATALHDYLAHYLRLDEELSGRGAPIDLG; this comes from the coding sequence ATGAACCTCATCAGTCTCGATATCCGCATGCTCCGGTCGCTGATCTCGGTGGTCGAGACCGGCAGCATCACCGAGACCGCGCGACGGCTGGGCCGCACCCAGCCGGCGATCACGCTGCAATTGCAGCGGCTGGAGGAGCTCACCGGCAAGCAATTGTTCGAGCATGCCGGCCGAAGGCTGATGCTGACCGAGGACGGCACCACGGTCCTCACCTACGCCAAATCCATCCTGCGGTTGCATGATGAGCTGATTTCGCAGCTTGCGTCGCAGGAGATCGAGGGCCAGGTCGTGCTCGGCACGCCCGATCTCTACGCGGCCTTCATGCTGCCGTCGATCCTCAGCGTGTTCCGGAAATCGTTCCCGCGCATCCAGGTCGAGCTCAACTGCGCGCTGTCGACGCCGCTCGTCGGGCTCGTCAAGCGCGGCGACGTCGATATTGCGCTCGTCACCCGCATGAACGATTTCACCGGCGGCCAGGTGGTGCGGCGCGAGCAACTGGTCTGGATGACCGGCGAGCAATCCGCCGCGCATCAGGAACGCCCGATCCCGCTCGCGCTATTGCCGCCCGGCAACATCTATCGCGACTACGCGATCGATACGCTGGAGCGCGCGAACCTGCGCTGGCGTATTGCCTGCGTCAGCGAGAGCGTCGGCGGGCTGCAGGCCGCAGCCTTCGCCGGCATGGCCGTGACCGTCCTTGGCCGCAGCGCGCTGGTGCCGGCGATGCGCGAGGTCGGCCCCAATGAGGGCCTGCCGCCGCTGCCGAAGGTCGAGCTGCTGCTCTACAAATCCAGCGGCGCCACCTCGAAGGCCGCAACCGCGCTGCACGATTATCTCGCGCATTACCTCCGTCTCGACGAGGAGCTCAGCGGCCGCGGCGCGCCGATCGACCTCGGCTAG